One genomic window of Sphingobacterium oryzagri includes the following:
- the cysD gene encoding sulfate adenylyltransferase subunit CysD, which yields MDYLDHLEAEAIYILREVAGQFENPALLFSGGKDSITLVHLAKKAFRPGKFPFPLVHIDTGHNFPETIAYRDWLVEQTGEKLIVGLVQDSINQGKVVEQKGKNASRNALQTVTLLETIEKNGFDACIGGARRDEEKARAKERIFSVRDEFGQWDPKRQRPELWNIFNGKIHKGENVRVFPISNWTELDVWNYIKREQIALPSIYFSHERDVVFRNGQWMAAAPFLQIDADDTVEHKSVRFRTVGDMTCTAAVDSSAVELDDIIAEIKASTVSERGARMDDKVSEAAMEERKKQGYF from the coding sequence ATGGATTATTTAGATCATTTAGAAGCCGAAGCCATCTATATACTGCGAGAAGTTGCTGGACAGTTTGAAAATCCTGCGCTCTTGTTTTCCGGGGGTAAAGATTCTATCACGCTGGTACACTTGGCCAAGAAAGCTTTTCGTCCCGGAAAGTTTCCGTTTCCGTTGGTGCATATCGATACCGGGCATAACTTTCCAGAAACGATTGCCTATCGGGATTGGCTGGTGGAGCAAACAGGCGAGAAGCTTATCGTCGGTTTAGTGCAAGACAGTATTAATCAAGGAAAGGTTGTCGAGCAAAAAGGCAAAAATGCCAGTCGGAACGCGTTACAAACGGTTACCTTGCTGGAAACCATCGAAAAAAATGGATTTGACGCCTGCATCGGTGGGGCACGTCGCGATGAGGAAAAAGCCCGCGCTAAAGAGCGTATCTTTTCTGTGCGCGATGAATTTGGCCAATGGGATCCGAAACGCCAACGCCCGGAATTATGGAATATCTTTAACGGAAAAATCCATAAGGGTGAAAACGTCCGCGTGTTTCCGATCTCCAACTGGACAGAACTCGACGTATGGAACTATATCAAACGTGAACAAATAGCACTGCCTTCCATATACTTCAGCCACGAGCGCGATGTCGTATTTCGTAATGGACAATGGATGGCTGCGGCGCCTTTTTTGCAGATCGATGCAGATGATACTGTGGAACATAAATCGGTTAGATTCAGAACGGTAGGCGATATGACTTGTACAGCTGCTGTAGATTCGTCGGCTGTAGAACTGGACGATATTATCGCGGAAATAAAAGCATCTACGGTTAGCGAACGTGGTGCCCGTATGGACGATAAAGTCTCGGAAGCCGCGATGGAAGAACGCAAGAAGCAGGGATATTTTTAA
- a CDS encoding phosphoadenylyl-sulfate reductase: protein MIAKIKHDIAGLAAIDIIRYIEQKFGASAVFSTSFGIEDQVVTHLLAEAKSTAAIFTLETGRLFPETYYVWNRTLEKYQLPIKAYYPNTQSVEELLSAKGPSSFYDSVENRKECCYIRKIEPLHRAIKGFQVWITGIRAEQSANREDMHAVELDEVNNIIKIHPLFDWTLDEVETFLKSNGIPYNPLHDKGFPSIGCQPCTRAIQPGEDFRAGRWWWEDKSKKECGLHVTTK from the coding sequence ATGATAGCGAAGATTAAGCACGATATAGCCGGCTTAGCAGCCATCGATATCATCCGATATATAGAACAAAAATTTGGCGCAAGCGCGGTGTTTTCCACGTCTTTTGGCATAGAAGATCAGGTCGTCACACACCTGCTTGCGGAGGCCAAGAGTACGGCCGCTATTTTCACCTTGGAAACGGGCCGTTTATTTCCCGAAACGTATTATGTGTGGAATAGAACGTTGGAAAAATACCAGTTGCCGATCAAGGCTTATTATCCGAATACGCAATCGGTCGAAGAGCTGTTGTCCGCAAAAGGACCATCTAGCTTCTACGATTCGGTGGAAAATCGGAAAGAGTGCTGCTACATCCGTAAGATCGAACCCTTGCATCGCGCTATTAAAGGTTTTCAGGTTTGGATTACCGGTATTCGTGCAGAGCAATCGGCTAATCGTGAAGATATGCATGCCGTGGAGTTGGATGAAGTGAACAACATCATCAAGATTCACCCGCTTTTTGACTGGACGCTTGATGAAGTCGAGACGTTTCTGAAAAGCAACGGCATCCCGTACAATCCGCTGCATGATAAAGGTTTTCCGAGCATAGGTTGTCAACCGTGCACGCGCGCCATCCAACCGGGCGAAGATTTTCGTGCAGGCCGTTGGTGGTGGGAAGACAAGAGTAAAAAAGAATGTGGTTTACATGTAACAACGAAATAA
- a CDS encoding precorrin-2 dehydrogenase/sirohydrochlorin ferrochelatase family protein: MNELFPIYVKLHQVNTLLVGGGAIGLEKLQALIANSPRAKIHLVASHISEDVKTFVAQADHVLLSERAFEDADLDHVDLVVLATNNPTLNEHIRALTQERNILLNVADKPALCDFYLGSVVQKGNLKIGISTNGKSPTIAKRLKEFLNDLLPEEIDETLSLMGELRNSLKGDFQEKVRALNAHTKDAFIKNSYDSED, from the coding sequence ATGAATGAACTTTTTCCCATATATGTAAAACTTCATCAGGTAAATACACTTTTGGTGGGTGGAGGTGCTATAGGTTTGGAAAAATTGCAGGCGCTTATCGCTAACTCCCCACGTGCGAAGATTCACCTAGTGGCGTCGCACATCTCGGAAGACGTCAAAACTTTTGTGGCGCAAGCCGACCATGTGCTTCTTTCGGAACGCGCCTTTGAAGATGCTGATCTGGATCATGTTGACCTGGTCGTCTTAGCGACAAATAATCCAACCTTGAACGAACATATTCGCGCGCTAACGCAGGAACGAAACATTTTGTTAAACGTAGCGGATAAACCGGCATTGTGCGATTTTTATTTGGGGTCAGTCGTGCAGAAGGGAAACCTTAAAATAGGCATTTCAACCAATGGTAAGTCGCCTACTATAGCGAAACGGTTAAAGGAGTTTTTGAATGACTTACTGCCGGAAGAAATTGATGAAACATTGAGTTTGATGGGCGAACTGCGTAACAGTCTTAAAGGAGATTTTCAAGAAAAGGTACGCGCACTTAATGCGCACACCAAAGATGCATTTATTAAAAATTCATATGATAGCGAAGATTAA
- the cobA gene encoding uroporphyrinogen-III C-methyltransferase: MQIKPFITLVGAGPGDPDLITLKGVKAIQQADVILYDALVNEEILDYAKPGCTKIYVGKRAERISTSQDYINKLLVDYALTHGHVVRLKGGDPFVFGRGGEELDYVRQFGIPTAVIPGISSSVGLTGLQQIPLTYRGISESFWVITGATSDGQLSADLQMAAKSTATVVILMGYGKLPQIVELYKAQGKAQLPIALIQNGSLPNERIALGRIDSILDEAEKNLVGVPAIIVVGEVVAKHEAFARIKTEINTLAL; the protein is encoded by the coding sequence ATGCAGATTAAACCATTTATAACGCTTGTGGGAGCAGGGCCGGGCGATCCGGATTTGATTACCTTAAAAGGCGTGAAAGCGATACAACAAGCCGATGTTATTTTATACGACGCATTGGTCAATGAAGAGATTTTAGATTATGCTAAACCGGGCTGTACGAAGATTTACGTTGGAAAGCGCGCGGAACGGATTTCGACTTCGCAGGATTATATCAATAAATTATTGGTGGACTATGCTTTAACGCATGGCCATGTGGTAAGATTAAAAGGCGGTGATCCTTTTGTCTTTGGCCGCGGGGGCGAAGAGCTTGACTACGTACGTCAGTTTGGTATTCCGACGGCGGTTATTCCCGGTATATCGTCATCCGTTGGGCTGACCGGCTTACAACAGATTCCGCTAACTTATCGCGGCATCAGCGAAAGCTTTTGGGTGATTACCGGCGCAACTTCTGACGGACAGTTGTCTGCAGACTTGCAAATGGCAGCCAAAAGTACGGCGACCGTGGTGATTTTGATGGGTTATGGAAAATTGCCACAAATTGTCGAACTTTATAAAGCGCAAGGCAAAGCCCAGCTTCCGATCGCGTTGATTCAAAATGGCTCGTTGCCGAATGAACGCATCGCGTTAGGTCGTATCGACAGCATTTTGGACGAAGCCGAAAAAAATCTTGTTGGTGTTCCGGCGATCATTGTCGTTGGTGAGGTAGTGGCCAAGCACGAAGCTTTTGCGCGTATAAAAACTGAAATCAATACTCTGGCATTGTAA
- a CDS encoding HEPN domain-containing protein — MQSFRTELENPVVEQEIIELEKKIRAFQGGEIPEEKFRSLRLARGVYGQRQSGVQMVRIKLPFGRVTFKQLLKIADVSDEYASKNLHLTTRQDIQIHYVSLDKTPEVWARLAEDDMTLREACGNTVRNVTASPAAGIDPDEPFDVSPYAQSTFAYFLRNPFCAEMGRKFKMSFSSSDRDTAFSYIHDFGFIPKVKLVDGEEVRGFKVLLGGGLGSQPFLASEIFDFLPENEVLPYIESTLRVFDRYGERNNRNKARFKYLVQKLGLEEVLRLIEEERTANKITTYQVDRTLIEQPAAPTEEVVAVEPVDQLAYEVWKATNTFEQKQKGYFGVYVRILTGDIPTHKARTLIAAVQGHIADDIRITQDQNLLFKYVRPASLPHLFNVLTDLGYAKPGYDSTSDVTTCPGTDTCNLGISNSTEMARVLEKYIHEFHQDFVYERNLKIKISGCMNSCGQHGLAHIGFHGSSVKAAGKVVPAAQVMLAGGTIGDGKGRVAERVIKVPTKRVLQVVDLVLTDYKANREADENFHAYYDRQTKNYFYSLLKPLADLTNLSADEFIDWGHEESFATAIGVGECAGVVIDLVATLLLEAEEKVDLANKAFEEAQYADAIYHAYSSFVWTAKALLLDKGVNASSQAAVIQDFDTHYVAAGIFEFPTSFSERVLQINKFEPSKEFAELFIKQATAFHYEGASRREDLRVTTL; from the coding sequence ATGCAAAGTTTTCGAACTGAACTTGAGAATCCAGTTGTCGAGCAAGAGATAATTGAGCTGGAAAAAAAAATAAGAGCCTTTCAGGGGGGCGAAATACCGGAGGAGAAATTTCGTTCGCTGCGATTGGCACGAGGTGTATATGGTCAGCGCCAAAGTGGCGTCCAAATGGTGCGTATTAAATTACCCTTTGGACGTGTTACCTTTAAGCAGCTACTAAAGATAGCCGACGTATCGGATGAGTATGCGAGCAAAAACCTGCATTTAACGACACGTCAGGACATTCAGATTCATTACGTGAGTCTTGATAAGACGCCCGAAGTTTGGGCAAGACTGGCAGAAGATGATATGACGCTACGTGAGGCTTGCGGAAACACGGTGCGTAATGTCACCGCTTCGCCGGCGGCAGGTATTGATCCCGACGAGCCGTTTGATGTTTCACCTTATGCCCAAAGCACATTTGCGTATTTCTTGCGCAATCCATTTTGTGCAGAAATGGGTCGTAAATTTAAAATGTCTTTTTCATCGAGCGATCGCGACACCGCATTTTCTTACATTCACGACTTCGGTTTTATTCCAAAAGTGAAGCTGGTTGATGGCGAAGAAGTGCGCGGGTTTAAGGTGCTGTTAGGCGGTGGTCTTGGTTCGCAACCTTTTTTGGCAAGTGAAATTTTCGATTTCCTGCCAGAAAATGAAGTCTTACCCTATATTGAATCTACGCTGCGCGTGTTCGATCGTTATGGGGAGCGCAATAACCGAAACAAAGCACGTTTCAAATACTTGGTGCAAAAACTTGGTTTGGAAGAAGTGCTCCGTTTGATCGAAGAAGAGCGCACAGCTAATAAAATTACCACCTATCAGGTAGACCGCACGCTTATCGAGCAGCCGGCTGCGCCAACGGAAGAAGTCGTCGCTGTTGAACCGGTTGATCAATTAGCCTACGAAGTGTGGAAAGCAACGAATACCTTCGAACAAAAGCAAAAAGGCTATTTTGGGGTTTATGTTAGAATACTGACGGGTGATATTCCGACGCATAAAGCGCGTACGCTTATCGCGGCTGTCCAGGGACATATAGCTGATGATATCCGGATCACGCAAGATCAAAATTTATTATTTAAATACGTGCGCCCGGCATCGTTACCTCATCTTTTCAACGTTTTGACAGATCTTGGTTATGCCAAACCGGGTTACGATAGCACGTCTGACGTAACGACTTGCCCAGGCACCGATACTTGTAACCTTGGCATTTCCAACTCGACGGAAATGGCGCGTGTGCTGGAAAAATATATTCACGAGTTTCATCAGGACTTTGTATACGAGCGGAATCTTAAAATCAAGATATCGGGTTGTATGAATTCCTGCGGGCAGCATGGTTTGGCACATATCGGCTTTCACGGCAGTTCGGTAAAAGCAGCAGGTAAAGTCGTGCCTGCAGCGCAAGTGATGTTAGCTGGCGGCACCATCGGCGATGGAAAAGGTCGGGTTGCTGAACGCGTGATTAAAGTGCCGACAAAACGTGTGCTACAGGTGGTAGACCTCGTATTGACCGACTATAAAGCCAACCGCGAAGCTGACGAAAATTTTCATGCTTATTACGATCGGCAAACAAAGAATTATTTCTATAGCTTGCTAAAACCGCTTGCTGATTTGACAAATCTTTCAGCAGATGAGTTTATTGACTGGGGGCACGAGGAGAGTTTTGCGACGGCCATTGGTGTGGGCGAGTGTGCAGGCGTTGTTATCGATTTGGTCGCTACCTTACTTTTAGAGGCAGAAGAAAAAGTTGATCTGGCCAACAAAGCTTTTGAAGAAGCGCAATACGCAGATGCGATCTACCATGCATACAGCTCGTTTGTGTGGACAGCTAAAGCGCTGTTATTGGATAAGGGCGTAAATGCGAGTTCGCAAGCGGCCGTGATCCAGGATTTTGACACCCACTATGTAGCAGCTGGTATATTCGAGTTTCCGACTAGTTTTTCGGAAAGAGTGCTACAGATTAATAAATTTGAGCCTTCAAAAGAATTTGCGGAGCTGTTTATTAAACAAGCTACAGCATTTCATTACGAAGGGGCAAGTCGGAGAGAAGATCTTCGCGTTACAACGCTATAG
- a CDS encoding PstS family phosphate ABC transporter substrate-binding protein, whose amino-acid sequence MATSCAPKVKEGYDEKTGFTGNISISGAFALYPIVVLWSEDFKKLHPNVRFNISAGGAGKGISDVLSNMVDIGLVSRDLHKQELERGAYPVHVAKDAVVGTFNSEHPNADLLRSRGLSQQELIGVFVAKKYRLWSDIDPRFVKEPIEVYVRSDAAGAAETWAKFLGESQEGLKGVGIFGDPGLAQAIKDKPLAIGFNNINYVFDLKTKNTASGLAVMPIDINADGQIDPSENFYSNLDSLTSAVATNRYPSPPARDLTFVIRSDKKTKLLSEFIRFVLDKQQQGYLLENGYVPLNDALTEVELKKL is encoded by the coding sequence ATGGCGACTTCCTGTGCGCCAAAAGTAAAAGAGGGATATGACGAAAAAACTGGATTTACGGGTAACATTTCGATTTCTGGTGCATTTGCACTGTACCCAATCGTGGTACTTTGGAGCGAAGATTTTAAAAAATTACATCCCAACGTGCGGTTTAATATTTCGGCCGGGGGTGCCGGGAAAGGAATTTCCGATGTATTATCCAATATGGTCGATATCGGCTTGGTATCGCGCGATTTGCATAAACAAGAATTGGAACGTGGTGCTTATCCAGTACATGTAGCTAAAGATGCCGTCGTCGGTACATTCAACAGTGAGCACCCGAATGCCGATTTACTAAGATCGCGAGGGCTTTCCCAACAAGAGTTGATTGGCGTTTTCGTAGCAAAAAAATACCGGTTGTGGAGTGATATTGATCCGCGTTTTGTCAAAGAGCCCATTGAAGTTTATGTGCGTTCGGATGCGGCTGGTGCAGCTGAAACCTGGGCAAAATTCCTGGGCGAAAGTCAGGAAGGATTAAAAGGCGTTGGAATTTTTGGCGATCCAGGTTTGGCGCAGGCCATTAAAGATAAACCGCTGGCGATAGGATTTAACAATATCAATTACGTGTTTGATCTAAAGACAAAAAATACGGCCAGCGGATTGGCTGTCATGCCCATCGATATCAATGCTGATGGACAGATAGACCCATCGGAAAATTTTTACAGCAACCTGGATTCGCTGACGTCGGCCGTAGCCACCAATCGTTACCCATCACCACCAGCGCGCGATTTGACTTTTGTTATCCGTAGTGATAAGAAAACAAAGTTGCTTTCGGAGTTCATCCGCTTCGTACTGGATAAGCAACAACAGGGATATTTGCTGGAAAATGGTTACGTACCACTTAATGATGCGCTAACGGAAGTTGAACTTAAAAAACTGTAA